From Papaver somniferum cultivar HN1 unplaced genomic scaffold, ASM357369v1 unplaced-scaffold_16, whole genome shotgun sequence, a single genomic window includes:
- the LOC113337344 gene encoding 28S ribosomal protein S33, mitochondrial-like produces MSNFRLLLAEAALKGVSEARARIFGHVLNPTGQPSGIKILRKKLIGEKVAAWYPYDIKRDDPLVMAREEKARLSKLEMQKRRGKAAPKKGQGRRALKRNK; encoded by the exons ATGAGTAACTTCAGGTTATTGTTAGCCGAGGCAGCATTAAAAGGGGTTTCAGAAGCTCGAGCTCGGATATTTGGGCATGTGCTGAACCCAACAGGACAACCATCtggtatcaaaattcttaggaAAAAGCTTATTGGTGAGAAGGTGGCTGCATGGTACCCGTATGATATCAAGAGGGATGATCCTCTTGTCATGGCCCGTGAAGAAAAAGC GCGATTATCAAAGCTTGAAATGCAGAAACGACGAGGAAAAGCTGCACCTAAGAAAGGTCAAGGAAGACGTGCTCTGAAACGCAACAAGTAG
- the LOC113337383 gene encoding protein MAIN-LIKE 1-like, with protein MEEHLDALEIVSSKGDRHVSNNLSDSRTIHFRGSFNEVETLYKIVVKDNPIAQRYCDNCGFSSVFEFNFSNADRGLVEAIAERWRKKTKSFHFREFELGLLPLDWYMLMGIPVGDPTKNQVVMPVLGELIVATLDDFYFQNFKGFDNWNNKQSTISLGILRTYIKSKENTNNVECADVLTRAFFVWCFGHFLIAGSSGRVDKRWVLLLDDLDKVGEYDWGLDSLGKTYKFLDGWSENGKDLSGMVMVLEYWFSIS; from the coding sequence ATGGAAGAACATTTAGATGCTTTGGAAATAGTTTCGTCAAAGGGAGATAGGCATGTATCTAATAATTTGAGTGATAGTCGAACTATACACTTTAGAGGAAGTTTTAATGAGGTTGAAACGTTATACAAAATTGTAGTGAAAGATAATCCGATAGCGCAAAGATACTGTGATAATTGTGGGTTTTCTTCTGTCTTTGAGTTTAACTTTTCCAATGCGGATAGAGGTTTAGTTGAAGCCATAGCTGAGAGATGGCGGAAAAAAACCAAGAGCTTCCATTTTAGAGAATTTGAGCTTGGCCTCCTTCCTTTAGATTGGTATATGTTAATGGGAATTCCCGTTGGTGACCCAACGAAAAATCAAGTAGTTATGCCGGTATTGGGTGAGCTTATAGTTGCCactttggatgatttttattttcaaaatttcaAAGGATTTGATAACTGGAACAATAAGCAAAGTACAATATCCCTGGGTATCTTGAGAACCTAcattaaaagtaaagaaaatacCAATAATGTTGAATGTGCAGATGTATTGACAAGAGCATTTTTTGTTtggtgttttggtcattttcttATTGCGGGTTCTAGTGGAAGAGTAGATAAACGTTGGGTTTTATTGCTGGATGATTTGGATAAAGTTGGGGAATATGATTGGGGTTTAGATTCCTTAGGTAAAACCTATAAATTTCTTGATGGATGGTCAGAGAATGGGAAGGATTTATCTGGCATGGTTATGGTACTTGAGTATTGGTTTTCCATCTCCTGA